The window CGCGATCACGGAATTTTTGCGCGACTGGCCGGAGATTGAATCGATGGTGGAATATATCAGAGTGGGAAAGGAATGATCTGAACTATGACGAAACGTGAATTTTTAGACGATTTGAAGAGCCGGCTGTCGCAGCTGCCGCCGGACGAGATCGGAAAACGACTCGCCTATTATGCGGAACTGATTGACGACATGACCGAAGACGGAATGGATGAGGCCGCTGCGGTTGACAAACTCGGAGATATCTCGAAGATCGCCGAAGATATTTTGAGGGAACAGCCGCTGCAGACGCTGGTCAAATCCAGAGTCAGGCCCAGAGGCGGATGGACGGCGCTGAACATCATTTTATTGGTGCTGGGTTTTCCGGTCTGGTTTCCGATTTTGATGGCTATTTTTGCGGTGGTACTCTCCATTTACGTCGTGATCTGGTCGGTGGTCGTGGTGCTGTTCGCGGTGGTATTCGCTATTGCAGCAAGCGGACTGGCGCTGATCGTGGGTGGGATTTGGAATATGTTCCACAATCCGTTGCTGGCGCTGATGGTACTCGGTTCGGGCGTCGCGCTGGCGGGGCTTTCGATTCTCGCGTTCC is drawn from Oscillospiraceae bacterium and contains these coding sequences:
- a CDS encoding DUF1700 domain-containing protein, with product MTKREFLDDLKSRLSQLPPDEIGKRLAYYAELIDDMTEDGMDEAAAVDKLGDISKIAEDILREQPLQTLVKSRVRPRGGWTALNIILLVLGFPVWFPILMAIFAVVLSIYVVIWSVVVVLFAVVFAIAASGLALIVGGIWNMFHNPLLALMVLGSGVALAGLSILAFLGAMYTAKGLAKLTVLIARGIKTLFIRKKA